In Haliscomenobacter hydrossis DSM 1100, the DNA window TCCCTTAAACCCATTTTCAAAGCGGACCAAGCTTGAATTTTCTTCAAATCTTCCAACTTTTGTGCCGTTTCTAAATCTGATCAATGAGTTGGAGCTTTACCAATTCATAAGCAACATAAGGATCATAAGGCATTTCCATTCGAAGTAAAGCCTTGGTGTCACCTAAAAATTCCGGGTCTTTCATTTTTTGTTCCATGTTCAAGACGTATTCTTTTTTACTTGGAGGATTACCTGTAGAAAAGTCCATGTAATGGCGATAAGAACGGAGCAAGGCATCCTTATCCAGGTCTGTTTTTTTAGTCAGCGCTATGAACAGATCATAAAGATCACGGCCTTTTTTGCGTTGGTACAGGGCTCTAAGTTTGGTTCCCAATAACTCTTCCAATCGATAAGTAGTCAGGTCACATTTTCCAGAAAACCAAGATGACTGCACTTCAAAAGGAAAGGGGTGATAGCCCAGCACAGAGAAGTGTTCCCGAGTATTGGTTTCTACTTTCAGGCGCAAACGTTGAACAGGCGGGAATTCGGATTCAAAACGGAACAAAATTTGAGTACCATCTCGTCTAGGTTTTACTGCTGCCGAAGCGCCCAAAAATGATAATTTCGACTGCAATCTTTGAATGGTTTCCTTAATAGGTTCTGGCCGAACCTGCACAAGATCAATGCCCTCAGAATATCGAGGCTGAGGGCTTAAGTACAATTTGTGTAGCGCAGTGCCCCCGCGGAATGCCAAACGTTCAGCCAGCCATTCATCAGAAAATATTTCAATCAATGCTCGGCAAATGATTAGATCTTGCTCAACTTGTTCATTGGTTTGCCAAGGCACTTGTTGGCTCCATTCGATGATGTAAGATTGAGGAATCATTCGTCAATTTCTATTTCAGTGTTCACAATGACATTCCAACGGTTTTTCGAAAAAAAGCCCCTTGTTTCAGCCGCAGCCTTTAATGGAACCCGATGAAGCTGCATTTTCATCCTTTCCATTTGCCCGTATAAGGCATTTGCCAGCTCATGGTTGTAACAGGTATATTCGAGTAGGTAGCCCAATCGCTGCAAAACTGCGCTTGGTGTATGCATCAAAAATAGGGGTTCAAAATCCTCAGGCCTCAGTTCTTCTATCAATTCATGGAGGATATTTGCGACCCGGTTGAGTCCACCAACCCGTTTTTCAAATTGCACTAAATCGCTTGCAGTGAGCGCTCGATTGGACACCTTCAGGTACCCGGATTCCGTTTTTTGTAGGGTTAATAACTTTTCCGGAATGTCTTTTATCGAGATATAATTGAGGATCATTCCCTTTTTTTGAGTAGGCCGGAGGGCTGGGAAGTTTGTAACAATAAAAAATTCTTGTGGTTGCTGATGCGCAGCTCCATGATATGCCGCAGCATTTAGCAAGGCAACATAGTAAGGTCTTTGGAGGTGTTTCATCAATGCATCAATGAACAGTGTAGGCGGAAGGATGCCTTTGGGGGCATACTGCGGAGGGATAATGAGGTAGTACCCTTTGTGAATAGACAGAATCTTTCCTTTTGCCGTTAATCGGCTGAGCGCCCTCATTATTCCGGTAAAAGTGTAATTTTTTAGTTCTTCCCGTAAGGCATCAACAGAGAAAGAGTACCTGCCTTTGGCTTGTAAATGTTCAATCCATGTTTGAATTTTTAGGTTATCACTCATTTGAAGTGTGAATTTTTGCGAAATATACCAAAATATGGTATGTTTCGCAAAAAAAAACGCTAAAAAAGAAAAGCATTAGCCAAAGAGGAATTGAATCGATCAGCAGTTATCGCAAAATTTGCGACAGCTCGAATAGAAGAAAACCCTGAGGTTTTAGGAGAAACGCTCCCCAAATCAGACCTACCCCAAGCGGCAGAGCCTAAGGTTACATGTTTATTCCGTTTCCTCGCCCCCTTCCTTAGTCGCCCCTTCTCGAATGTACTTGAACACATCCGACTTAAACACATACCATTTCTTCAACCGCTTGAAGCCCTTTAAGCGACCTTCCCGCAACTCCCGTTCAACGGTATTTACACTGACCTTGAGTAGTTCAGCAGCCGATTCCAACGTCATCAGCTCTTCTGCAATGTAAAAGATAGGTTTCTCAGACTCACTCATAAACGAATAGCTGAAAATTAAATTTAATCAAAAGTATTTCATAGGTACTTTTTAGATACTATATTGGTATCTTTTTAGTACTTTATTGGTTTTTAGGCTATGATTATTCAAAGCTTTTAAACACAACTAATGGTCAAGATATGGAAAATTCAGCAAACCACAATTGCATCGGTAAAAACTGTTTGGTGCACGCGCATGCTCCACCAGTTTACACCATCTCTTTCACAAAAACCAACATCCCCTCGGAACTTTTCCCCCTCACTAATTGTCCACAAAACACCACACTCATGACCAAGAAACATCGGCCGCATCCAGGCCCAGGGCAACGGCGTAGAAAAATCGGTTACCTGGAGCCAGGATGAACCCCTTTCGCGGGAGCAGGGCAAAACCTTGCTCCATCAGCTCAAGGGGCAGCTCAGCGAGAAGGAACACGCCGAGCGTGCCGAGCAGTTTGAGCAGGCCGAGCGCTACATTGCCGGGGCCAATGGGATACCCGCTCCGGAGCGCCGCACCTTTCAGAACCGCAAAACCAAAGATGTGCGGGTCGACATTGAGGTGCTGGCGGGTCGGGCATTTATTGCGGTGGCATTTTTGGTGGTTTTATACTTTATTTTGAACTAACATTGTGGAAGAAGTTGTGTTAAAGCGACAACAAAGGGAGCGCGGATGACGCGGATTGAGCGGATTGACACGGATTTGATCAGCGAAAATCCGCCTGATCCGCGTCATCCGCGCTCCCATTGTTGTGTCGTATTTAGTCTTTCTTCATCCACGTAAAATTGTACAACAATGGATCAACATACTTCAAGCTGGATCAATTTTTTGGCCCAAATCGCCCCGGATTACCTCCTCATCCAACAAGCTGCGGATGGCAATCCCCTCTTGCGGGTACAGGTAGGCGAACAACGCGTGTGCATCATCAAGGAAGCGGAGTCAAGCTTCAGTTTCTGGATCGAACGCTATGAAGGCGCAACTGGCGAAAGCGGCGACGAATTGGTGGTAGATACCGGAATGGAGGTGGAGCAGCTGCGGCTGGCCCGCAATGTGGTGGAGGCGTTTTTGAAACGGAGAGGGGTGTAGGGTCAAGGCATTACAACTAAATACCAGGCTCAGGTCCCCTATTGTTCAATCAAAAAATGCATCATTCCGCTTTATCCATTCCAACGCGACAATAATGGGAACGCGGATGACGCGGATTAGGCGGATTTACGCGGATTTTGCTTTGCCTGCGGCAAAGTTCTTTTGCCACGAAGACACTAAGACAAAAAGCTGGCTGAATCGAAAATGGTTTCTTCGTGGCTTTGTGCCTTTGTGGCTAATCTTATCCCAATCGCGCCGAAGGCGTGATGAAAATCCGCGTAAATCCGCCTAATCCGCGTCATCCGCGTTCCCATTATTGTCGCTCTACGCCGAAGGCGTCCAAGCGCGAAGCGCGTAAAACGTCATGATCATTGTGCTCGTGGTGGTGAATAAGTAACTCATATTACGCGTTTTTTTACCGCAGCGTAACGGAGTTCACGCGGAGTTTCGCGGAGTTTTTAGCTTTAAGGAGTTTGCCACCTGCGGTGGCTGGAGTTTGTGCTCCAGGAAGATCTTGCCTAAATCAAGTACAATGCCAGGACTTGATTTAGGGTAAGGAACCAATCTTCAGCAATAGCAATCTCCGTGGCCTCTCCGCACCGCAGGTGCCCTAAAAAACTCCGCGCAACTCCGCGTGAACTCCGTTACGCTGCGGTAAAAAACGCGTACTGTGCATAACCAAGCAGCGTAGCTGCGCGAAAACACCTAGATGTAGAACTCAGCAGCCCAGCCTTGCCCCCAACCCAATTGCCCAATCCAACGTCTTCCTATAAAAACCGAAGCCAATGAGCAACAGCATGATCCTACTAATGGCTTTATTCCTCTTCCTAGCTTGTCAAAAGGAAATGGAAAGCTCCACTGAAGGTGTCTTCATCCGTATACAAAACACCAGTAAGTTCAGCTACCAGGACATCAAAGTCGTCATTGCCGAGGAGAGGCTCTATGAGCCCTTAGCTCCAGGAGCAAGCTCGGCTTATCAGCGCTTTTCAAAAGCTTTTCGTTATGCGTATATAGAGTTAAAAATCAACGGCAAACGCTTTGGCTTACAGCCTATTGATTACGTCGGTGAAGAGGAGTTGAAAGATGGAAAATATACGTATCAGTTAAACGTCGAAGATACTTCAAGTCTGAATAGGCAAGTGAACCTGACTTTTAAAGAAGACTAATTTGAGTGATTCCTCTATGTGAAGTGATGTGATCAAGGTTGTATTTTACCGCAGTGTTGACGTTACATGAGGCTTCGCCTCTTTTTGCTAAAAGCGACAACAATGGGAGCGCGGATAACGCGGATTGAGCGGATTGACGCGGATTTTAATTTACGCACCAATAAATCCGCGTTAATCCGCTCAATCCGCGTCATCCGTGTTCCCATTAATGCCGCTCTACGCCGAAGGCGTTAAAGCGCTAAGCGCGTAAAACGTCATGATCATTGTTCTCGTGGTGGTGAATAAGTAACTCATATTACGCGTTTTTTACCGCAGAGTAACGGAGTTCACGCGGAGTTGCGCGGAGTTTTTTTAGTTTGAAGGAGTTTGCCACCTGCGGTGGCTGGAGTTTGTGCTCCAGGAAAATCTTGCCTAAATCAAGTACAATACCAGGACTTGATTTAGGGTAAGGAACCAAATATTCAGCAATGACGACCTCCGTGGCCTCTCCGCACCGCAGGTGCCCTAAAAAACTCCGCGCAACTCCGCGTGAACTTCGTTACTCTGCGGTAAAAAAACGCGTAATGTTGTGCATAACCAAGCAGCGTAGCTGCGCGAAAGCGTTAAACGTAGAACCAATCATCCCCGGGGACTATTCCGTTTTCAAACTCTTCACCGGGTTCATCAACGCAGCTTTTATCGCCTGATAGCTCACGGTCAATAGTGCAATCGTAATCGCGATGAGACCCGCCAAAACGTACACCCACCATTTGATCTCAATGTGGTAAGCGAATTCCAGCAACCATTTGTTCATCGCCCAATAGGCAATTGGAAAGGCGATCGCGATGGCAATGCCGACCAACTTTAAAAAGTCCATCGAAAGCAATTTGCTTAGACTTAGTACACTTGCGCCCAATACTTTGCGCACCCCAATTTCCCGGATTCTTTGTTCTGCCGCATAGGTGGCCAGGCCAAAAAGGCCCAAACAAGCAATCAAAACCGTAGCCAGGGCCATCCAAATCAACATGGTTTCACGGCGGGCATCTTCAGCATAAAAGAGGGCCAATTGCTGGTCGAGGTAATGGTATTCAAACAATTCGGCAGCATCAATTTTTGCCAAAATAGCCTCCATCGCCTGAATGGTTTGGCTGGCATCGGCGGCTTCTATTCTCGCCGTAAAATAATCGATGTTGTGGATGGGGTTTTGTTGATAAGCCATCACTAGAGGGGCGATTTTTTCCCGCAAGGTCTGAAAATGAAAATCTTTGACAATCCCAATCACCCGCGCCTTAAACGCTTGTCCTCCACGCAGCGGATTAAAACTGAGGCCGTAGGAGGCCGCCGGAATTTCGATCAATTGATCCGAAGGCTCGGTGATGTTCAGCAGTTTCGCGGCGGTTTCGTTGAGGATGACCGATGCAGAATCGCCGCTGCCACTGAAGTTTTTGCCTTGCAACAAATCCACCTCAAAAGTTTTGGTAAAATGTTCGTCCACCCCCAAAAAGAAAGCTTCTTTTTGCTCGTCCAACTGGCCCATTTGCCTGATTTTGACCGCAGGAAGGTTTTTCCATTCGCCGGGTACCCGCGAAGTGGTCGATACGTTTTTTACTTTGGGTAAGTTTCCGATTTCTGAAACAATGGTTGGTGCAGCCCTGCGGATGGCACCGCTGTTGATGTCCACGACCACCAATAATTCCTGGTTGAAACCCAGGTCTTTGTTGTGTACATAACGCACTTGCAAAAACACCACGATGGTGGCGATGATCATGAAGACCGAAACCGCAAACTGAAACACCACCAAACCCTTGCGCAGCGAAAAATCGGAACTTTTTTGGGCTTTCAGGCTCTTCAACAACATATTCGGGCTAAAGCGGGAAAGCATCAAGGCCGGATATGAACCCGCCATCAAACCCGTCAGGATGGCCATCAAAAAAGCGGAAAGCCAAATGCGGTAATCGGTCGAAAAGCCAAGCGAAAGCTCTTTTTGGGTGAATTCATTAAAAAAGGGCAGGATCAGATTGACCAACAAAACCGACAAAACAAAGGAAATAGAGGTGACCATCACCGATTCCACCAACAGTTGTGTGATCAATTGCCCCCTGAATGCCCCCACTGCCTTTTTGATGCCAATTTCTTTACAGCGCGTGGAAGCTTTGGCCGTGGTGAGGTTCATGTAGTTGATGCAGGCAATGCTCAATACAAAAAGCGCCACCAGGGCAAATATTTTAAGGTACAAGAGTGAGCTGTTGCCCGGCGCAGCCGGCGTGCCAATGTTAGCACTATCGAGGATGTTTTCGGAATGGAGGTGTACGTCCCGGAGCGCTTGCAGGCTATAAGCAAGACTTATTCCGGGGTCGGGTTTAAAATTGGCATACACCATTTGGCGCATTTTTTGGGCGACGGACTGTGGGTTGGCATTTTCGCTCAACAGCGCATACACCAAAAATTCATGGGAGCCCCAATCAGCATTCAATTCCGCCAGGTATTCGGGGTCAGATAAATAGGTACTTTCCGAATACACCGAGCTAAACGAGAAACTGGAATTCCGAGGATGGTTTTTAAGAACGGCGGTGATTTTGAAGGGTTGCTCCATACCGTTCCATTTCAGCGTTTTGCCAGCCACTTGCGTACTGCCAAACAATTGCAGGGCCAGATTTTCCACAATGACGATGGAATAGGGTTCGACCAGGGCGGTTTTGGGGTTGCCATCCAGCGCTTCAAAATCAAAAATTTCCATCAAGCCATTGTTGGCTACGGTAACTTCTTCGTTGATTTTTTTTTGATTGGCCAGGTTTTCCAGGTTGTCACGTCCCCCTTGGGTAATGCGGGCGGTATTTTCGACCTCTCCGATGCTTTTTTTCGATTCTTCCGCCAGCTTATAGCTTGCTCCAGCTATACTGATGGCTTCATCAGGAGTTTTTCTATGCTTGATGACTCGGTAGATCCGGTCTGAATCGGGATGATGCCGATCAAAAGTAAGTTCATCAATGACAAAAAGGCTCAGGGCAAAAAAACAGGTAAGTCCAAACGTCAGTCCAACTATGTTTAACGTTGTGGATAATTTGTTGCGCAGCAGGTTGCGTAGGGCGATTTTCAGGTAATTGTACAACATTGTGCGTTTCTTGAAGTGTGTTATGCATAAATCAAATGCTGTGCCAAAAACATTAACGCTTTGAGGTACAAAGTCTTGTGAAAAACACTACTCCTCACAATTGTTCAATAACGAGCAAGCGCGACCAAAACCGGACAAACTTGATTTTGCCGCAATCACCATTCCGGTAAAAACAGTGGGTCAAAGCGTTGATCAATTGGCCGCGCGCTACCACCGTACCGCCTGAAACTTCCACCCCGGCTGCACCTTCTGCATTTCCACCTCATCATTACGCTTCGTCAATCCACAGGCTTTGTAGTTTTCGTGCAATTTGGCCAAAGCCACCCGATCCAATTCCACGCCTAAACCCGGTTCGGTCGGCACCAAAACGGCACCTTCTTCAAATTTGAGCCTTCCACCCATGATGATTTCATCCGATTGCCAGGGATAATGGGTGTCCAGGGCATAGGGTATGTTGGGCAAAGCTGCCCCCAGGTGTACCATCGCCGCCAGCGAAATCCCTAGATGACTGTTGGAATGCATGGACAAACCGCGGCCAAAGGTTTCACAAATGCCTACTAAGGTCATGGAGGCGCGCAACCCGCCCCAAAAATGGTGGTCGCTCAAAATGATGTCTTCCGCGCCGAGTTCAATGCTGCGGGGGATTTCGTCAAAAGAAGTGGTGCACATGTTCGTCGCCAGGGGTGTTTTCAGGGCTTTCCTCACCTTGGCCATATTCTCTTGCCCGCGTACGGGGTCTTCCAGGTATTCCAGCACGGGCTCCATTTCCAGTCCGTATTGGATGGCCGTTTCTACGGTCCAAAGTGCATTGGGATCGATGCGGATGGGATAATCGGGGCCGAAAGCTTCGCGCAAAGCAAAAACGGCGTCTACTTCTTGCCGGGGTTCAAAAACGCCCCCTTTTAACTTGATCGATTGAAACCCAAATTCACGGCACATCGCCTGGGCCTGGGCCACAATTTCTGCGGGGTTTAAGGCGCTTTTTTGTCGGGCCGCATCCCAGCCAGTGGCGGCGGGATCCAGCTGAAACTCCAGTTCTCCACCCGCCCCGGCGTATTTGTAAAACAGGTAGGCCGAAAAAGGAACCCGATCGCGCATTTTACCGCCCAACAAATCGACGATGGGTTTTCCGGTAACTTTGCCGATGATGTCCATACAAGCCACCTCTACGGCGCTGAAAATATGCACCAGTTTTCGTTGATCCCAGGGGGCTAGGCCACGGTCGGCCACGGAATCTTTTCCAAAGGCATCCACCAGGATTTGCCGGATTTGATTCAATTGAAAAACGTCTTTCCCGATCAACAGTTTTTTGGAATCTTCCAAAGCGGCATCGATGTCTTTGGTGCCGGGGATTTCACTGATGCCGGAAATGTTGTCTTCGGTGACTATTTCCAATACCGTGCGCAAGGCGTAGGGTGCATGCAATCCGGCCGCGTTCAAGAGCGGCGGGTCGACGGTTGCGATGGGGGTAATGTGGATTTCTTTGATGCGGGGACCAGGTGTGTATGCCATGTTTTTTTATTTAAGGGTTGAGAAAGGGTTGAGGAGGTTGAGAAAGTTGAGGCTACCGCGAGCGACAGCCCAAAACGACAATGTTTTTCTTTTGTCGCTCGCGGCAGCCTCAACTTCTCAACCTCCTCAACTTTCTCAACTTTTTTTAGTCTTCCAAAAGCAAAAACAAGGAACTGTGATCGAGTTCCCCATTGCCCAGGTCGACCGCTTTTTTCATTTGCGCAGCTACCTGAGCCGTACCCTCCAGCGCCACCTCAAACTCCGCCCCGGTCGCCAGCGCGATGTCCAAATCCTTTTTATGCAATTTGATTTTAAAGCCGGGTTTGAAGTTTCGTTCGATGATGCGTTTGCCGTGCAGGTCTAAAATCCGGCTTTGGGCAAAACCGCCCAAAAGTACTTCGCGCATTTTTTCCAAATCTACCCCCGCCTTATCTGCCAAGGTAAAAGCTTCCGCTACCGCCTGGATGGTCATGCCCACAATCATTTGGTTGCACGCTTTGGTGATTTGGCCAGCGCCCGCTTCTCCAATGTGGACGATGTTTTTACCCATCGCTTGAAACACCGGGAGCGCTCTGGCGAATGCCTCAGCACCACCACCCACCATAATCGAAAGGGTAGCTGCTTCGGCTCCGACTTGTCCGCCCGAAACGGGAGCATCCAGGGCTTCAATGCCCTGCTCCTGCATTTGAGTATAGATATTTTTGGCCACCAAAGGCGAGATGGTCGACATGTCGATGAACAATTGACCCGCGCGCATGGCCGCAAGCAGCCCGTCCGGCCCGTTCAGTACCATTTCTACTTCGGGAGAATCCGGCAGCATGGTGATGATGATGTCCACCGCTGCGGCCAGTTCCTTTTTGGAGCTGCACAAGCTGGCTCCCGCAAGATTGACCTCATTTGCCGCATGGCTACTCGACAACACTTGCACCGGATAGCCTGCTTTGAGTAAATTTAAGGCCATGGGTTTTCCCATTATGCCGAGTCCGATGAAACCTATTTTTTCCATACATAATGATCTTTCACCCGCCTACGGCGGCTGATTTTTTGATGAAGCCCGCAGATCACACAGATTGACGCAGATAAGGTCGTTTTTAAAAAAAAAATCTGCGTTAATCTGTGTGGTCTGCGGGCGAATATTGTTTATTTTATCCGCCGCAGGCGAGTGCTATACTTTTATGAATTAAATCAGCGGGAATAACTTTGCCCCAATCAATATGACGACCAAACCGGTCAACCCCATGACAACCAACAAGGGAGAAATTGTTTTTAAGGCCTCTTTTTCCGTCAGGTCGCTCAATTTACAAAAGATCCAAAACCCGGCATCATTCATCCAGGGCACCAGTTTTGACCCACAACCAATGGCCAGCCCAATGTACACGGGATTAAACGCCAAATTGGCCTGATTGGCCATGCCCGATAAAATCCCCGATGCCGTGATCAGGGCCACCGTAGCTGATCCTTGTGCAGTACGCACAACAGCAGAGATGAAAAACGCCATGGGGATGAGGGCCATTTGATACCCCGCGGTCATTTGGGCAATTTCAGCACTGATCCCCGTTTGTTGCAACGCGCCCCCGAAGGCACCTCCCGACGCCGTGATCATGATGATGCCCCCGCCACTCATCAAGGCGGTTTGTACAAAGGGGGTCAAACTATCATTCTTTTGCTTTTTGTTTTTCGCCATCACCAGCAAAGCTGCTACACCTCCTAAAATTATGGCAATGTTTTTATCCCCTAAAAACCGGATGACCGCATACAATGGATTCATCCAGGACGACTGGGTCGATGAATGATCCAAGTTCATAAAATTGGTCATGATGGTATCCGTAATGATCAACACCAAGGGAATCAGCACGGGCAGGAGGGAAACCAGTAGTCCTGGCAAGTGTTTGTCCTCTTTGGCCGCAATCGTTTTCAGGTCTTCCAGTTTGGCATCCAGTGAATCCCGCAATTCAATGGGCATTTTTTTATTTGCCCACACCGAAAACAAATACCCGGCGGAAATGGTAAAAAGCCCCACCACAATGCCGCACATCATCATCAATCCAATGGGAATCCCCATTTCACCAATCAAAAAGAGGGGGCCCGGCGCAGGTGGAACCAGTGAATTGGCCATCGCTGCCCCCGACATGATGCACAGAATCAGCAGTAAATAATCTTTGCCGATCCGCAAGGTCATGGCCTTGGCCAGCGGAATCATCAGGAAAATGACCGTGTCAAAAAATACGGGAATCCCCAAAAAGAAGCTGCCAAACAAAAATGCAAAGGGTGCTTTTTTAATGCCCGTCAATTTTAACAGCGCACGAATGATGCGTTCGGCAGCGCCTGATTCCAGCATACATTTGCCGATGATGGCCGCCATGGCAATCAAAATGCCAATTTTGGCGCAGGTATTGCCAAATTCGGTGGCAATGCGCTCACCGATGCTTTTTTTTGAATAGGCCAAGGCGGCAGCGGCGTCCATACCTTTGGATAGTCCAAATTGCTCGATCTGGCTACTTGGGGTCAAACAGGCCACCACAAATGCGCCCAGCAACAGCGCTAAAAAAGGATGCAATTTGAATCCAATGATGCCCCCAACAACCAGAATGATTCCAACGGCGAGAATTGCGATAGGGTCCAACATAAAAGGGTTTTTTAGCGGTGTTTAGGGTAAATATTTGTTAAAGCGCTGAGCGAAATTGTGCCAATTTTTCGGCCATGTTTTTGGCCCCATCGGCTACAAAGGTGCCGTCGGCTCCACAGGCAATGAAGCGAATCCCCATTTGATGGTATTTGCCATAATCATTGGGGTTGAAAAACAGGATTCCGGTGGCTTTCCCGGCTTTATTGGCCGCCGCAATGGTGCGCTGAAGGGCGTCGATAAACATGGGGTGGTCAAATTGACCAAATATACCCAATTCCATCGACAAATCTGCCGGACCGATAAACAATACATCTACGCCCGGCACCTGGGCTATTTCCTCCAGGTGATGAAGGGATTCTCGGGTTTCAATTTGCACGATGCCCAACACATTCTCTTGGGAACCTTCATAATACGTTTGAAAATTTTGGGCAAATTGGGTAGCCCGCACCATTTTGGCTACGCCGCGTTGGCCGATCGGGGGATAATGTAAGCCATTGGCTACTTTTTGGGCTTCCTGAGGGGTGTTGATCTTGGGACACATGATGCCTTCGGCGCCCATGTCTAAAATGCGCTGGATGCGTTGGGGTTCGGCACTTTCCACCCGTACCACGATTCCCGCAGCAGTATGTTCCAGGCCTTGCATTTGGGCGAGGGCTTCTTTTTCGGTTCCAGCCCCGTGTTCGAGGTCGATCAAGACCCAATCGAAGCCCGACAGGCCCACAATTTCGGCGGTCAGGGGACTACCGAGGTTGAGCCAACAACCGTGTAGGGTTTCACCGTTTTGTAGCCGTTTTTTTAAGTTTTTCATGCGTCAAAGAGGTTTATCAAAGATAATGACCTGCTGAGCAGGCTAGCCTCAATTATACATAAAAACGACCATAATGGGAACGCGGATGACCCGGATTGAGCGGATTTACGCGGATTTAATCATACGTACCAATAAATCCGCGTAAATCCGCTCAATCCGTGTCATCCGCGTTCCTATTAAGTCTCATGCGACAGCGCCGAAGGCGCCGAGCAGGAATAGAAGATTATGGTGAATGTATTAAATCTGTGCGAAATCCGCGTGAAATCTGTGTGAACGTCCACTACAACTCCAACAAAAACCGACTCACATTCGCTAAATCCTCCTCCGACAAGCCCAAGGCACTTGGATCGGGCATCAAAGAACCCGGCTGTTTGCTGCGTTTGGAAACCTTATTCGCCGGGAAGGCGTGTTGTTGCCCCAGCAAATCGCGGATGACCAGCGTTTGACCATCGGCCACAATAAACCCAAAAGCCGATTCCCCCTCCGTGGTATTCACCGTCCAGGCTTCATAGCCAAAAACGATCCCCGCCGAGGGATTCACAATGGCGTCCAGCAAGCTGACCCGGTCAAATTTATTTTTGATCTGGGTGAGATCCGGGCCGATGTTCAAACCAATTTTTCCGGCCTTATGGCAATTGGCACAACTATTTTGAAAGACCTTTTTGCCCTTGGCTACACTTCCTGCTTGTGCCGCAATATTTGGGATCACCCAAGCTTTGTCACTCCCCGGGCGTTTGAAATAATTGCCCGCCTGGATGCGCACGGCCAAACTCTGGTTCTCGAAGATGTTTTTGCCAATCACCTCGTACAGGTCTTTGCTCAGTTTGTTTTCCGCCAATAAGCCGATCAACATTTGGCCGCCGAGGGAGTCTTTGGCCATCCGTCCGGCGGTGTTTTGCCGTTCAGCTGTGGCAATATTCAAATTGAGCAACCTTTCACGTTGGGCTTTCACTTGTGCCATTTTTTTCTCCATCGCCAGATTTAAGCCAGTAGTTTGCCATTCCAGCAAGTTTGCCCAATCGTTGGTTTGGCGAAAAGCGAGCCAGTATTTGGCTTGCTCGGCCACGTCGGGCAAGGGGCTTTTGCTCAGGGCGAGCATGGCCTCGGCGGCGCTGCGGTCTTTAACATAGGCTAGTCCGGTGATGGCGTGTTGGCGGGCAGCCGCGCTGGAATTGGCCGCTGTTGCCCAGTTTTTGAGTTGATCCACGGCG includes these proteins:
- a CDS encoding nucleotidyl transferase AbiEii/AbiGii toxin family protein, with the protein product MIPQSYIIEWSQQVPWQTNEQVEQDLIICRALIEIFSDEWLAERLAFRGGTALHKLYLSPQPRYSEGIDLVQVRPEPIKETIQRLQSKLSFLGASAAVKPRRDGTQILFRFESEFPPVQRLRLKVETNTREHFSVLGYHPFPFEVQSSWFSGKCDLTTYRLEELLGTKLRALYQRKKGRDLYDLFIALTKKTDLDKDALLRSYRHYMDFSTGNPPSKKEYVLNMEQKMKDPEFLGDTKALLRMEMPYDPYVAYELVKLQLIDQI
- a CDS encoding type IV toxin-antitoxin system AbiEi family antitoxin domain-containing protein, with protein sequence MSDNLKIQTWIEHLQAKGRYSFSVDALREELKNYTFTGIMRALSRLTAKGKILSIHKGYYLIIPPQYAPKGILPPTLFIDALMKHLQRPYYVALLNAAAYHGAAHQQPQEFFIVTNFPALRPTQKKGMILNYISIKDIPEKLLTLQKTESGYLKVSNRALTASDLVQFEKRVGGLNRVANILHELIEELRPEDFEPLFLMHTPSAVLQRLGYLLEYTCYNHELANALYGQMERMKMQLHRVPLKAAAETRGFFSKNRWNVIVNTEIEIDE
- a CDS encoding helix-turn-helix domain-containing protein, producing the protein MSESEKPIFYIAEELMTLESAAELLKVSVNTVERELREGRLKGFKRLKKWYVFKSDVFKYIREGATKEGGEETE
- a CDS encoding ABC transporter permease, with translation MLYNYLKIALRNLLRNKLSTTLNIVGLTFGLTCFFALSLFVIDELTFDRHHPDSDRIYRVIKHRKTPDEAISIAGASYKLAEESKKSIGEVENTARITQGGRDNLENLANQKKINEEVTVANNGLMEIFDFEALDGNPKTALVEPYSIVIVENLALQLFGSTQVAGKTLKWNGMEQPFKITAVLKNHPRNSSFSFSSVYSESTYLSDPEYLAELNADWGSHEFLVYALLSENANPQSVAQKMRQMVYANFKPDPGISLAYSLQALRDVHLHSENILDSANIGTPAAPGNSSLLYLKIFALVALFVLSIACINYMNLTTAKASTRCKEIGIKKAVGAFRGQLITQLLVESVMVTSISFVLSVLLVNLILPFFNEFTQKELSLGFSTDYRIWLSAFLMAILTGLMAGSYPALMLSRFSPNMLLKSLKAQKSSDFSLRKGLVVFQFAVSVFMIIATIVVFLQVRYVHNKDLGFNQELLVVVDINSGAIRRAAPTIVSEIGNLPKVKNVSTTSRVPGEWKNLPAVKIRQMGQLDEQKEAFFLGVDEHFTKTFEVDLLQGKNFSGSGDSASVILNETAAKLLNITEPSDQLIEIPAASYGLSFNPLRGGQAFKARVIGIVKDFHFQTLREKIAPLVMAYQQNPIHNIDYFTARIEAADASQTIQAMEAILAKIDAAELFEYHYLDQQLALFYAEDARRETMLIWMALATVLIACLGLFGLATYAAEQRIREIGVRKVLGASVLSLSKLLSMDFLKLVGIAIAIAFPIAYWAMNKWLLEFAYHIEIKWWVYVLAGLIAITIALLTVSYQAIKAALMNPVKSLKTE
- a CDS encoding enolase C-terminal domain-like protein — encoded protein: MAYTPGPRIKEIHITPIATVDPPLLNAAGLHAPYALRTVLEIVTEDNISGISEIPGTKDIDAALEDSKKLLIGKDVFQLNQIRQILVDAFGKDSVADRGLAPWDQRKLVHIFSAVEVACMDIIGKVTGKPIVDLLGGKMRDRVPFSAYLFYKYAGAGGELEFQLDPAATGWDAARQKSALNPAEIVAQAQAMCREFGFQSIKLKGGVFEPRQEVDAVFALREAFGPDYPIRIDPNALWTVETAIQYGLEMEPVLEYLEDPVRGQENMAKVRKALKTPLATNMCTTSFDEIPRSIELGAEDIILSDHHFWGGLRASMTLVGICETFGRGLSMHSNSHLGISLAAMVHLGAALPNIPYALDTHYPWQSDEIIMGGRLKFEEGAVLVPTEPGLGVELDRVALAKLHENYKACGLTKRNDEVEMQKVQPGWKFQAVRW